A single Methanospirillum lacunae DNA region contains:
- a CDS encoding type II toxin-antitoxin system HicB family antitoxin has translation MFQKFNVVIEPGEDGWFVVTVPGLPGCITQGRTIEEATENSKEAIEAYLESTQNEAISLRASQVCVREVLVNV, from the coding sequence ATGTTTCAAAAATTCAATGTCGTGATTGAACCTGGAGAAGATGGATGGTTTGTAGTAACTGTCCCAGGTCTTCCTGGTTGTATCACCCAGGGGAGGACTATCGAGGAAGCTACTGAAAATTCTAAGGAAGCAATAGAGGCATACCTGGAATCAACTCAGAATGAAGCGATTTCTCTTCGGGCAAGTCAGGTTTGTGTCAGAGAAGTTCTGGTAAACGTATAA
- a CDS encoding tetratricopeptide repeat protein, protein MNSNNLELFLKYSGVFMLGILLKKQNPRELYDNGINAYKKGDYKVAIKFLSKSLKNDKENPKIMNAMALCYSKMDNNITAKYYLLKACKKSPINETYKKNLAIIDNIENQKKEAEKKKIEIDKQNKEREYQEKVSKRLEAEKRKSGKIIDEYRRTCNKCGKVWHSLVSREKELAKLKSDYEWRSIPCCSGLLTAPQYQRNRDAVSSDIEMLKQCPNCKSKDYNEEIVSHEV, encoded by the coding sequence ATGAATAGTAATAATTTAGAATTATTTCTAAAGTACTCTGGAGTATTCATGCTAGGTATATTATTAAAAAAACAAAATCCACGTGAACTTTATGATAATGGGATAAATGCGTATAAAAAGGGGGACTATAAAGTAGCTATTAAATTTCTCTCTAAATCATTAAAAAATGATAAAGAGAATCCAAAAATAATGAATGCTATGGCTCTATGTTACTCAAAAATGGATAATAATATAACAGCGAAATATTATTTGTTAAAAGCATGTAAAAAATCTCCTATCAATGAAACCTATAAAAAAAACCTTGCAATAATTGACAATATAGAAAATCAAAAGAAGGAAGCGGAAAAGAAAAAAATAGAGATTGATAAGCAAAATAAGGAGAGAGAATATCAAGAAAAAGTTTCAAAGAGATTGGAAGCAGAAAAGCGAAAATCTGGAAAAATAATTGATGAATATCGCCGAACATGTAATAAATGTGGAAAAGTTTGGCATTCTCTCGTTTCAAGAGAGAAGGAATTGGCAAAATTAAAAAGTGATTATGAGTGGAGATCAATACCGTGCTGTTCTGGATTATTAACAGCCCCTCAATACCAACGAAACCGAGATGCAGTTTCTTCAGATATTGAAATGTTAAAACAATGCCCAAATTGTAAATCAAAGGATTATAATGAGGAAATAGTTTCACATGAAGTGTAA
- a CDS encoding flavin reductase family protein, whose product MEKISLPLQPPEVSLPVVIAGAFVHGKENYITLGAFGIMSLQPPIVYISSMKSHYSNEGIRENGFFSVNVPPADLVQQADYCGLVSGRDVDKSKIFTTFYGSERLAPMIEECPVNFVCKVIRIVDLPYNEVFIGEIVEYYASKECLDNDKPDPEKIDPMVLAGPSYRCLGPLAGVAFGEGRAYRARLKGH is encoded by the coding sequence ATGGAAAAGATATCGCTTCCACTACAACCGCCAGAAGTATCTCTCCCGGTAGTTATCGCAGGAGCCTTTGTACATGGAAAGGAGAATTATATTACACTTGGAGCTTTTGGGATCATGTCCCTTCAGCCTCCGATTGTATACATCTCTTCCATGAAATCTCATTACTCAAATGAAGGAATCAGGGAGAATGGTTTTTTCAGCGTTAATGTCCCACCTGCCGATCTGGTTCAGCAGGCTGATTACTGCGGGCTTGTATCAGGTCGTGATGTAGATAAGAGTAAAATATTTACCACTTTTTATGGCTCTGAACGATTAGCCCCGATGATCGAAGAGTGCCCTGTTAACTTTGTGTGTAAAGTCATCAGGATCGTAGATCTTCCATACAACGAGGTATTTATCGGGGAGATTGTGGAATACTATGCAAGTAAAGAATGTCTTGATAACGACAAACCGGATCCTGAAAAAATAGATCCAATGGTGCTTGCCGGGCCATCATATCGCTGTCTCGGTCCGTTAGCCGGTGTGGCGTTCGGAGAAGGCCGGGCTTATCGTGCCAGGTTGAAAGGACATTAA
- a CDS encoding MarR family transcriptional regulator, producing MGSSYIQELTETENEVIRLLVEVGLKMNEARILVVFFRGPDLTSRELERIADLRQPEVSVAITSLTKKKWVVVSSLITENKGRPVKVFSLSEPIDAILDELRDGICEGHDQQMLMLSRIREIIRK from the coding sequence ATGGGGTCTTCTTATATACAAGAATTAACTGAGACGGAGAATGAGGTCATCCGTCTGCTCGTCGAAGTCGGGCTAAAAATGAATGAGGCACGTATCCTCGTTGTCTTCTTCAGGGGCCCAGACCTGACATCCAGAGAACTGGAACGAATTGCTGATCTCAGGCAGCCAGAGGTAAGTGTTGCAATCACTAGTCTGACTAAGAAGAAATGGGTTGTTGTATCCAGCCTTATCACTGAGAATAAAGGAAGACCGGTAAAAGTTTTTTCACTTTCTGAACCAATCGATGCAATTCTTGATGAACTCCGCGATGGAATATGTGAAGGACATGATCAGCAGATGCTGATGCTCAGCCGGATCAGGGAGATTATCAGAAAATAA
- a CDS encoding response regulator: MKTVLYVDDEPALLDIARLFLEKTSEFKVLSAESAKEGLEIIRTDHPDAIVSDYQMPGMDGIEFLKAVRRDYTTPFIMFTGRGSEMIAMEATNSGADYYIQKGGDPRALFAELTYKIRLALSDRRDETEEQRSKKTIRTLIDKTYNAVIIHNDEGRILEVNSKLLDMFQITREEALKYSIDDLSSPNSPVVNRTDIIKKVLLGEDQFLIWDARRPHDGSIFPIETFLTRINFGKNFYVLCNIRVLSNKEKKDEIESVIVSAAENAPDGIMCTDGEGRILYMNKTWSNRLGVTLDKMTDPVIFTIDHSITPEILSQYTSGPDGTTTTNSSIHQGINGQIHVDIRCTKQTQNGRILFFWYAREKTSSP; encoded by the coding sequence GTGAAGACCGTTCTGTATGTGGATGATGAGCCTGCACTCCTGGACATTGCACGGTTGTTCCTAGAAAAAACAAGTGAATTCAAGGTTCTTTCAGCGGAATCAGCTAAAGAAGGTCTAGAAATAATTCGTACCGACCATCCTGATGCTATCGTATCAGACTATCAGATGCCGGGAATGGATGGCATTGAATTTTTAAAAGCAGTCCGTCGTGACTACACAACTCCCTTTATCATGTTTACTGGCAGGGGGAGTGAAATGATCGCAATGGAAGCGACGAACAGCGGAGCTGATTATTACATCCAGAAAGGGGGAGATCCGAGAGCATTATTTGCAGAACTAACATACAAAATCAGACTTGCTCTTTCAGATCGCAGAGATGAAACAGAGGAACAGCGCTCTAAAAAGACGATTCGAACTCTTATTGATAAAACATATAACGCGGTGATTATCCATAACGACGAGGGTCGTATTCTTGAAGTCAACTCAAAATTACTTGATATGTTTCAGATCACTCGGGAAGAGGCATTGAAATATTCTATTGATGATCTCTCCAGCCCCAATTCTCCTGTTGTAAATCGAACAGATATCATTAAGAAGGTCCTTTTGGGTGAAGATCAGTTCCTTATCTGGGACGCTCGAAGACCTCATGATGGCAGTATTTTTCCAATAGAAACATTTCTTACAAGAATAAACTTTGGGAAAAATTTTTATGTCCTATGCAATATAAGAGTTCTCTCAAATAAAGAGAAAAAAGATGAAATCGAATCGGTGATTGTATCTGCAGCTGAAAATGCACCTGATGGTATCATGTGTACTGATGGTGAAGGGAGGATCTTATATATGAATAAAACCTGGAGTAATCGGCTGGGAGTCACTCTTGATAAAATGACTGATCCGGTTATTTTTACAATTGATCATTCTATCACACCTGAAATTCTCTCTCAATATACTTCAGGTCCCGACGGGACAACAACGACAAATAGTTCGATTCATCAAGGTATCAACGGACAGATTCATGTTGATATCAGGTGTACCAAGCAGACTCAAAATGGACGAATCCTCTTCTTTTGGTATGCAAGGGAGAAAACCTCTTCTCCATGA
- a CDS encoding ATP-binding protein, with protein MTIPSQIIGIYHDLIFNISILVMLILLYDLIPDRIYIQKKIQYSVYVGLIFTFVALSGILIPWNETAHPTMGINGIVLPLSGIVGGPVSAGIIACFLVFFRYIFDMGPDSTADLILMVISAIIGIVFFYLKKRQSVLYSSTLILVSFSLFVSVVSFFVLQFFHPYGPEIEPLRSELLIQIPLIIFLGLFILGSVINLIDRKKTSELELLSYKDHLEELVELRTIELQNMSALQQATIESTADGVIVVDLLGKIQNYNRVAAHILHLDNEGGIDDIGIWEILSRNTEYPVQMNVLLSPVSLSEEQLLSTDLLFKSGKVYEIYVTPHKVHDKTIGSVINLREITERKNYEDRLKLVNQKLLLLSGITRHDIVNQLTALRLYGDMIRHVNTVPLITEYAEKMDQIMDTMQQQAEFTSDYQDLGLYAPVWQSPSETFINASLSFTKHQISFSTDGDNVEILVDRLLDRVFYNLIDNSIRHGSHVSIIRLSVSLSSSSVLIMYEDNGSGIAPEEKELIFQKGFGKNTGFGMFLIHEILSMTSITIRETGLYGIGARFEMSIPEGKFRMVSESIT; from the coding sequence ATGACCATCCCATCCCAGATAATCGGCATATATCATGACTTGATATTTAACATCAGTATCCTTGTCATGCTTATTTTATTATATGACCTGATTCCCGACCGGATTTATATTCAAAAGAAAATCCAATATTCGGTTTATGTTGGATTGATTTTTACATTCGTAGCTTTATCTGGGATCCTTATCCCTTGGAATGAAACAGCCCATCCAACTATGGGAATCAATGGAATTGTCCTTCCCTTATCTGGTATAGTCGGTGGCCCGGTTTCAGCTGGTATCATAGCATGTTTTCTGGTGTTTTTTAGATATATTTTTGATATGGGACCAGATTCAACCGCAGATCTTATTCTGATGGTTATCTCTGCTATTATTGGGATTGTTTTTTTCTACCTTAAGAAGAGACAATCCGTATTATACTCTTCTACCCTCATTCTCGTTTCATTTTCATTATTTGTTAGTGTCGTTTCCTTTTTTGTTTTACAATTTTTCCATCCTTATGGTCCTGAAATTGAGCCCTTGAGATCTGAACTTCTCATCCAGATCCCACTCATCATCTTCTTAGGGCTTTTCATCCTTGGTTCGGTAATCAATCTTATTGATCGGAAAAAAACCAGCGAGTTAGAGTTACTCTCTTACAAAGATCATCTTGAAGAATTAGTCGAACTCCGTACAATCGAACTGCAGAATATGAGTGCTCTGCAACAGGCCACAATAGAATCAACTGCAGATGGTGTGATTGTGGTGGATCTTTTGGGAAAAATTCAGAATTATAACCGGGTAGCTGCTCATATCCTGCATCTTGACAATGAAGGTGGAATTGATGATATAGGAATATGGGAGATTCTGAGCAGGAATACTGAATATCCGGTGCAGATGAATGTGTTACTTTCTCCAGTTTCACTATCTGAAGAACAACTGCTATCAACTGATCTGCTTTTCAAGTCAGGGAAAGTGTATGAGATTTATGTCACTCCTCATAAGGTACACGATAAAACAATCGGAAGCGTGATTAATCTTCGGGAAATTACTGAGCGGAAAAATTATGAAGATCGCCTAAAACTTGTAAATCAGAAACTTCTTCTTCTGTCTGGAATAACCCGGCATGATATTGTAAATCAGTTAACTGCCCTTCGCCTATACGGGGATATGATCAGACATGTAAATACGGTTCCTCTTATCACTGAATATGCCGAAAAGATGGATCAGATCATGGACACCATGCAACAACAGGCAGAATTCACAAGTGATTATCAGGATCTTGGATTATATGCCCCGGTATGGCAAAGTCCCTCAGAAACTTTTATTAACGCCTCATTATCATTTACCAAGCATCAGATCTCTTTTTCAACAGATGGGGATAATGTAGAGATCCTTGTCGATCGCCTTCTAGATAGGGTTTTTTATAACCTGATTGATAATTCAATCAGGCATGGTAGTCATGTTTCTATTATCAGGTTGTCTGTTTCTCTTTCATCCTCTTCTGTCCTCATTATGTACGAGGATAATGGATCTGGAATAGCACCTGAAGAAAAGGAACTGATATTTCAGAAAGGATTTGGCAAAAACACCGGGTTTGGTATGTTTTTAATCCACGAGATTCTTTCCATGACTTCTATTACAATCAGGGAAACCGGACTTTATGGAATCGGTGCCAGATTTGAGATGTCCATACCAGAAGGAAAATTCCGAATGGTATCTGAATCAATCACGTAG
- a CDS encoding type II toxin-antitoxin system HicA family toxin translates to MTKFPLLPARKVINALVRLGYSIDHQKGSHIVLKSHDNQRTIVVPDHHELDRGTLKAIIKQAGIDIEDLLSVLLLF, encoded by the coding sequence ATGACAAAGTTTCCTCTTCTTCCTGCTAGAAAAGTAATTAACGCTTTGGTTCGGCTGGGTTACTCTATCGATCATCAGAAAGGAAGTCATATTGTTCTGAAAAGTCATGATAATCAACGAACCATCGTCGTTCCTGATCATCATGAACTTGACCGGGGTACCCTGAAGGCCATAATCAAACAAGCCGGAATTGATATTGAAGATCTGTTGTCGGTTCTATTGCTATTTTGA
- a CDS encoding DEAD/DEAH box helicase: MSSSHRSDTSIILHALYNPHQPFSLTLFGETGESGSIPISGGTDSAPNHPFASSTEHLFALIQSSQNKEGRKQPVPSHGSCKIEFPTANGKIVASPEFASRYETTQKEPDSSGFFEVPVVVCQSEFLLYLPEGNASGSWIDGGSLRFWRGCTGLAREMVIRGRYLPSSGIYQNGGVCTRWKLIPSSYDEHRIDSLARAMPPIQQSFLRYAEGSKISGRKDSVILFIESIIARIIFLTTQTDPEDLISRFTPIERLKYSQELTALYYLQGYERHKMPITNPQITNGWKGKFDQWTDTENIDIPDDLPWTVVARIDEDIASSSSKNEKQPPEWVITFLVRSADHPDLLVPASRLGQGKKTPIPLPGDDELIKLLHDAAVKVQTTANLPKSEITFRTNFDPVIRIPESDLIRFLSHDVTRIREGGIEFICPDWWGRPLEPARIDLSFQRQQEKGFNSTVGLASLLHYDYRIAVGDDFIEPAAFRQMVEQQITTVRAGKRWVTIDRPALDLRIKAIEKQYKKHRASVAELLKMVARSESPDADLSINPGDDWTTDLIRGVREGWSHTNVQIPQTFNGILRPYQEIGVSFLLRCRSLGFGACLADDMGLGKTPQTIAYLLCAKENGGLSGPSLIICPTSIIGNWERELARFAPGLSCFVHHGSSRLKGKAYLEKARSYDLIITSYALIPRDMELLSGITYAVLILDEVQNVKNPQTKQFQAVRILEADHRIALTGTPVENHLTELWALMETINPGYLGSFAAFQKMYANPIEKGGAEEKAAELRRIIRPFLLRRVKTDKTVISDLPEKMEMEVYCTLTHEQAALYQSTVNDLARDLQSVAGIARKGRVLSALTRLKQICNYPDHGSVPAMEPLRSGKVQRLVEMLEEVRDEGDGAIIFTQYATFAKDLARTLHQSLEREVLLLTGSTPRMKREEMIARFAKPDGPRFFVISLRAGGTGLNLMQANHVFHIDRWWNPAVEDQATDRTYRIGQTKTVQVHMMITAGTLEEQIHEMIARKRTVADQVISAGENWLTELPNGELMDVLRLREQVFGDDI, translated from the coding sequence TTGTCATCCTCTCATCGTTCAGATACCTCAATTATCCTGCATGCCCTGTATAATCCACACCAGCCATTCTCACTTACCCTGTTTGGAGAAACTGGAGAATCAGGATCAATCCCGATTTCAGGAGGAACAGATTCTGCGCCAAACCATCCATTTGCCAGTAGTACAGAGCACCTCTTTGCCCTGATTCAATCAAGCCAGAATAAGGAGGGAAGAAAACAACCAGTCCCATCTCATGGCTCATGTAAAATCGAGTTCCCAACAGCAAACGGAAAGATCGTTGCATCTCCTGAATTCGCATCCCGGTATGAAACAACCCAGAAAGAGCCTGATTCATCAGGTTTCTTTGAAGTCCCCGTTGTGGTCTGCCAATCTGAATTCCTGCTATATCTTCCTGAAGGCAATGCATCAGGTTCATGGATTGACGGGGGAAGTCTTCGTTTCTGGCGGGGTTGTACCGGCTTGGCAAGAGAGATGGTGATCAGAGGAAGATACCTCCCGTCATCAGGAATTTATCAAAATGGAGGGGTCTGCACCAGGTGGAAACTTATCCCCTCATCTTATGATGAACACCGGATTGATTCTCTTGCGAGAGCAATGCCTCCAATTCAACAGAGTTTTCTTAGGTACGCAGAGGGCTCAAAAATATCCGGGAGAAAAGATTCCGTAATTCTGTTTATTGAATCAATAATCGCCCGTATTATCTTCCTTACCACCCAGACCGATCCAGAGGATCTCATCTCCAGGTTTACCCCGATAGAGAGGCTCAAATATTCCCAGGAACTGACTGCCCTCTATTATCTTCAGGGATATGAGAGGCACAAGATGCCGATCACAAACCCACAGATAACCAATGGATGGAAAGGGAAGTTTGACCAGTGGACTGACACCGAAAACATTGATATCCCTGACGATCTTCCATGGACAGTGGTTGCCAGGATTGATGAGGACATAGCCAGTAGTTCATCCAAAAATGAGAAACAACCACCCGAATGGGTGATCACCTTCCTGGTGAGATCAGCAGATCATCCAGATCTTCTGGTTCCTGCCAGTCGACTTGGACAAGGAAAAAAAACACCAATCCCCTTACCCGGTGATGATGAACTCATAAAACTCTTACATGATGCAGCGGTAAAAGTTCAAACTACTGCGAATCTGCCGAAGTCAGAGATAACATTCAGAACCAACTTCGATCCAGTGATAAGGATTCCTGAATCAGACCTTATCAGATTTTTAAGTCACGACGTTACCCGGATTCGGGAGGGTGGGATTGAATTTATCTGTCCTGACTGGTGGGGACGGCCGCTGGAGCCTGCCCGGATTGACCTCTCTTTCCAGAGACAGCAGGAAAAAGGTTTCAACTCAACGGTAGGACTTGCAAGCCTGCTCCACTATGATTACCGAATTGCTGTCGGAGACGATTTCATCGAACCTGCAGCATTCAGACAGATGGTTGAGCAACAGATCACAACCGTGAGAGCAGGAAAACGGTGGGTCACCATTGACAGACCTGCACTGGATCTCAGGATAAAGGCCATCGAAAAGCAATACAAAAAACACCGTGCTTCGGTTGCAGAACTCCTGAAGATGGTTGCACGATCTGAAAGTCCGGATGCAGATCTCTCAATCAATCCCGGAGATGACTGGACAACAGACTTAATCAGAGGAGTACGGGAAGGCTGGAGTCATACAAATGTTCAGATTCCTCAAACCTTCAACGGGATACTGAGGCCATACCAGGAGATTGGAGTTTCATTCCTGCTCAGGTGTCGTTCGCTCGGATTCGGGGCATGTTTAGCAGATGATATGGGCTTAGGCAAGACACCACAAACAATAGCCTACCTGCTTTGTGCAAAAGAGAACGGGGGCCTCTCCGGGCCTTCTCTCATAATCTGTCCAACTTCAATCATTGGGAACTGGGAACGTGAACTGGCACGGTTTGCTCCGGGGTTGTCCTGTTTTGTTCACCATGGATCCTCCCGGCTGAAAGGGAAAGCATACCTTGAAAAGGCCCGATCATATGATCTGATAATCACCTCGTATGCACTCATTCCCAGGGATATGGAACTCCTTTCCGGGATTACATACGCCGTGCTTATTCTTGATGAGGTTCAGAATGTCAAAAACCCACAGACTAAACAGTTCCAGGCCGTGAGAATACTTGAAGCAGATCACAGAATTGCCCTCACTGGAACACCGGTCGAGAACCATCTTACCGAACTGTGGGCATTGATGGAGACGATAAACCCGGGATATCTGGGTTCATTTGCAGCATTTCAGAAGATGTATGCAAACCCGATAGAGAAAGGGGGAGCAGAAGAAAAGGCAGCGGAACTGAGAAGGATCATCAGGCCATTCCTGTTAAGACGTGTAAAGACCGATAAAACAGTCATTTCTGATCTTCCTGAGAAGATGGAGATGGAGGTTTACTGCACTCTGACTCATGAGCAGGCAGCACTTTACCAGAGTACCGTAAACGATCTTGCCAGGGATCTCCAGTCGGTTGCAGGAATAGCCAGAAAAGGGCGGGTTCTTTCAGCTCTTACCAGGTTAAAGCAGATCTGCAATTATCCGGACCATGGATCAGTTCCCGCGATGGAACCACTGCGATCCGGGAAAGTTCAGCGTCTTGTTGAGATGCTGGAAGAGGTCAGGGATGAAGGTGATGGTGCAATTATCTTTACCCAGTATGCAACATTTGCAAAAGATCTTGCCAGAACTCTGCACCAGTCACTGGAGCGTGAAGTGCTGCTCCTGACCGGTTCAACACCCAGGATGAAACGGGAAGAAATGATCGCGAGGTTTGCAAAACCTGACGGCCCCCGTTTCTTTGTAATCTCACTCAGGGCAGGGGGAACGGGCCTGAACCTCATGCAGGCAAATCATGTGTTTCACATAGACCGGTGGTGGAACCCTGCAGTCGAAGATCAGGCCACTGACAGGACATACCGGATAGGACAGACAAAAACCGTGCAGGTCCACATGATGATCACGGCAGGAACTCTTGAAGAACAGATACATGAGATGATTGCACGAAAACGAACTGTCGCAGATCAGGTCATATCTGCTGGAGAAAACTGGCTTACTGAACTGCCTAACGGTGAACTGATGGATGTGCTCCGCCTGCGTGAACAGGTGTTCGGGGATGATATCTGA
- a CDS encoding SWIM zinc finger family protein, with protein sequence MMRNNTYEKTRQQLLGESWWTAEFLSMMRPGKDTSQLVKGRRLAERGQVIIKGIYQGGAESVVLEAIGGSHHTAIWLMDLEDDWEVVYRIFAANQDLFSKLLSGNYCRELDEMLKEARIHVIPASLEDLDYRCDCESDHHTCSHIVATYLALGNQVNADPLLLFLLRGKTRDEIIAGVSQYVNPDVREEVKQVEKNQTEEDVKPDLTRYYDPGTEFETVQYRDVQPSKDVTACFSRLGPSPYKLGKVNLSDHISGTYSKAAKYAYERTDKEE encoded by the coding sequence ATGATGAGGAACAATACGTATGAGAAGACCCGACAGCAACTTCTAGGAGAATCCTGGTGGACAGCAGAATTTCTCTCCATGATGAGACCTGGAAAAGACACATCTCAACTCGTGAAAGGAAGACGACTTGCAGAACGTGGTCAGGTAATTATTAAAGGGATATATCAAGGAGGTGCAGAATCTGTGGTGCTTGAGGCAATTGGTGGTTCTCACCATACAGCGATCTGGCTCATGGACCTCGAAGATGATTGGGAGGTTGTATACCGGATATTTGCTGCTAACCAAGACCTTTTTTCAAAACTTCTTTCAGGCAATTACTGCAGGGAACTTGACGAGATGCTGAAAGAAGCCAGAATTCATGTTATACCGGCCTCACTTGAAGACCTGGATTATCGGTGCGACTGCGAATCAGATCACCACACCTGCAGCCATATCGTTGCAACGTACCTGGCACTTGGAAACCAGGTGAACGCAGATCCTCTCCTTCTCTTTCTGCTCAGGGGTAAAACCCGTGACGAGATTATCGCAGGGGTTTCTCAGTACGTAAATCCGGATGTGAGGGAAGAAGTCAAACAGGTCGAAAAAAATCAGACCGAAGAAGACGTAAAACCGGATCTGACCCGGTATTATGATCCCGGCACAGAATTTGAGACTGTACAATATCGGGACGTTCAGCCTTCAAAAGACGTCACAGCCTGCTTTAGCCGTCTCGGCCCTTCGCCATATAAACTGGGAAAAGTAAACCTTTCTGATCACATATCAGGAACATATTCCAAAGCTGCAAAGTACGCGTATGAACGTACGGATAAAGAAGAGTAA
- a CDS encoding DUF4013 domain-containing protein: MDVIESISDAFRYASDALVGKWVRWIILIISSIIFPLIMGYTLRIMKGVTPAPEPGDYLGMFIDGIKMLIIGFVYMIIPCIIGFLIFFLSGGFGALTMLTMNVSNPAAYAGLLVGTLGISFLAFFIIMFIFSLFEIIGMVQFARTGSMGAAFAFSDILEKIGKIGWGSYIIALIILNIVFFIIYGVLSLIPIIGWLLTLILLPFLSITGARFYSELYDAGQ, encoded by the coding sequence ATGGATGTGATTGAAAGTATTAGCGATGCATTCAGGTATGCATCAGATGCGTTGGTCGGAAAGTGGGTCAGATGGATAATTCTCATTATCTCATCAATTATCTTCCCGCTGATCATGGGGTATACGCTTAGGATTATGAAGGGAGTAACACCAGCTCCAGAGCCTGGTGATTACCTGGGTATGTTTATTGATGGCATTAAGATGTTGATCATTGGATTTGTCTATATGATCATCCCCTGCATCATAGGTTTTCTGATCTTTTTCTTAAGTGGAGGCTTTGGTGCCCTTACCATGCTGACGATGAATGTCTCTAATCCTGCAGCATACGCAGGGTTGCTGGTTGGAACACTGGGGATTTCATTCCTGGCCTTTTTCATCATTATGTTCATCTTCAGCCTGTTTGAGATCATTGGTATGGTTCAGTTTGCACGAACCGGCAGTATGGGAGCAGCGTTTGCATTCAGTGATATACTTGAGAAAATAGGTAAGATTGGCTGGGGCTCGTACATCATAGCCCTGATTATCCTGAATATTGTTTTCTTTATCATTTATGGCGTTCTCTCTCTGATTCCGATCATCGGTTGGCTTCTTACCCTGATCCTGCTGCCATTCCTCTCTATCACCGGTGCCAGGTTTTACTCTGAACTCTACGACGCAGGCCAGTAA
- a CDS encoding trimeric intracellular cation channel family protein yields MDTGISEFLLVFQTVVQWIAIILSASSGVYDARRNGLDYFGALVIAVIVAVGGGTLRDILLGRYPLFWLQDPIYLISILIVGVIGIILVPISKGSLITENTVHNDLFNAVVSLMFGTSGSFALIDAISLGMWAYLGTFYALTSGIPPLIAPVMGVITASFGGVLRDVFFVKIPELFRPGQFYALASFAGAAAYTVCWTFMIPYPTGFLACIIITFLVRMISVRYNITSF; encoded by the coding sequence ATGGACACGGGAATTTCCGAATTTCTGCTTGTATTTCAGACCGTAGTACAGTGGATAGCAATCATCCTATCAGCTTCATCCGGTGTGTATGATGCACGAAGAAACGGGCTTGATTACTTTGGAGCGTTAGTTATCGCCGTGATTGTTGCAGTGGGAGGTGGAACATTGAGGGATATTCTTCTTGGGCGGTACCCACTTTTCTGGCTCCAGGACCCCATCTATCTGATCAGTATCTTAATCGTTGGTGTAATTGGGATTATTCTCGTTCCCATCAGTAAAGGATCCCTAATAACCGAAAATACAGTTCACAATGACCTCTTCAATGCTGTTGTAAGTTTAATGTTTGGAACATCAGGTTCTTTTGCACTGATTGATGCGATTTCTCTTGGTATGTGGGCATACCTTGGAACTTTCTATGCTCTGACCAGTGGCATACCACCACTGATCGCCCCGGTTATGGGAGTAATCACCGCATCATTCGGAGGGGTGCTCAGAGATGTCTTCTTTGTAAAAATTCCTGAGTTATTCAGACCCGGCCAGTTTTATGCATTAGCATCATTCGCCGGAGCTGCAGCCTATACTGTCTGCTGGACTTTTATGATTCCATACCCGACCGGATTTTTAGCCTGTATTATCATCACATTCCTGGTACGAATGATCTCGGTCAGATACAATATCACTAGTTTTTAG
- the yidD gene encoding membrane protein insertion efficiency factor YidD, producing the protein MKCNFFSILSIKLIEKVWHGNYGRKFVKNNHIICRFYPTCSNYAILAIRKHGFIKGWVLVYRRLMRCNPYNTDSAVDFP; encoded by the coding sequence ATGAAGTGTAATTTTTTCTCCATTTTATCCATTAAATTGATTGAAAAAGTTTGGCATGGGAATTACGGAAGAAAATTTGTCAAAAATAATCATATTATTTGCAGATTTTATCCAACTTGCTCAAATTATGCAATACTGGCCATAAGGAAGCATGGATTTATCAAAGGCTGGGTTTTAGTTTATCGAAGATTAATGCGATGCAATCCATATAACACAGATTCTGCTGTTGATTTTCCTTGA